CGGAGAGCAGTAGCGGCGGGCGCGGTCGTCCGCGGCCATCTCCACCAGCAGCTCGACCTGCGCCTGCGCGTCCCTGACGACCTTCGACCACGGAAGCGCCCTGCGCAGCGCGCCGAAGGGCAGCAGCACCAGGTCGTGGCGCTCGCGGACGTGGGCGGCCTCGTGGGCGAGCACGGCGGTCAGCTCGTCGTGCGAGAGCAGTTCGAGGGTGCCCGAGCTGACCACGACGTGGGAGCGGAGACCGGGCACGCAGTAGGCGGCGGCGCCGGGGTGGTCGAGCACCCGCACGCCTGGCATGCCGGGCTCCTCGCGGGCGATCAGCGAGAGCAGCAGGCGGTGGCGGCGGCGGGCGCGCAGCGTCTGCACTCCCGCGGTCAGCAGCACCGCCACGAGCACGGCCAGCAGGGTCAGGCCCGCGATCATCGCGAGCGCGTGCCAGAGGTCCCAGCGGGCGTCAGGCGTGCGCCCCGCCGCGAAGGCGGCCAGGCCGTGGATCACACCTCTGTCGTACGGCGTGACGGCGTAGGCGAGCAGCGCGCCGATGCTGGCCAGCCCCCATGCGACGCCGAGCGACTGCCACAGCGCGATGGCCAGGCGGGGCGCGCGGGAGGTCCAGCGCGCGGTGGTGAAGCGCCAGGCGCCCAGAGCGCATGCCGCGGCGAGCGCTGACAACGCCGCCGCCGTGATCACTCTTCCTCCAGCTCCGTGAGGACTCTGCGCAGGAGCTCCGCCTCGGGGCCGGACACGGCCTGGGCGAAGCGGGTCAGGGCGGCCGAGCGGTCACCCGTCATGTCCAAGGCTTCCAGCATAAGCTCGGCGACATAGCTGTCGCGGCTCTCGGCCGGCTGGTAGCGCCATGCCCGGCCGTCGCGGGTCCGGTCGAGGAACCCCTTGCGGGTGAGCCGGTCGAGAACGGTCATGACGGTGGTGGGGGCCAGATCTCTTTCCTCGATGAGCCTGCCGACCTCACGCGCCGTCAGCGGGGTGTTCTGCGCCCAGAGGATGTCCATGATGCTGCGTTCGAGCTCGCCAAGACCCTTCACACTCATCAGCGTAGTACTACAGGCTGTCGAGCTGGGATCCGGGAGGCAGATGAGAGTGACATCACGCGCTCTCCCGAAGGAACGTCACCATGGCCACCTCGTCGCGGTCGTCGCCGGGAGCCACCCTGATGGCCCTGGGCATGCGGCCGACCTCCTGGTAGCCGCACCCGGCGTAAAAGGACTCCAGCCCGAGCCCGCCTCTGCAGGTCAGGTGGAGCGACTCGAGCCCCAGCCGCACGCCCGCGTCGCCGACCGCCGTCATGAGGTCCGCGCCGTAGCCCTTGCCCTGGTGCTTCGGATGCACCATCACGCGCATCACGGTCCGCCAGTGCGCCATCAAGGGGTTCGAGTTCGCGACGAGGACGGCCCAGGCGGCCACCCTGCCCTCGTCGTCGAAGCCGGCCACCAGGCTGTCCGGGCCGCGCTCCCCGCAGCGGGCGAAGGTCACGGTGGCGACCTGCCTGATGTCGTCGGCCGTCACCGGCGGCACCCATCCGACCGCGCCTCCCGCGTTGGTCACGTCCACCCAGCAGTCCAGCAGGTCGTCGAAGAGGGCGGGCGTCACCTCGGGCTCAACAACAAATCGCAACATACGGGGCAGATTACGAGGTTGGCGCGACTGCTGACCACGGGAGGCTCAGCTCGCCCAGCCGCCAGCGTCCGGCCCCGCCCAGCGGCGCCGTGCGGTAGAGGGGCCAGCCGTCCGCCAGGGTCTCGACCGCGGCCAGCCACCGCTGGCGCAGGCCGTGCGCGCCGTAGGGGGCGGCGACGGCCCACGCCCTGTCGAAGTCGCGAAGGAACGCGTGGATCGGCTCGCCGGGCACGTTGCGGTGGATGAGCGTCTTCGGCAGCCGGTCGGCCAGCTCCGACGGCCGGTCGAAGGCGTTGAACCGGGCCGAGAACGTCAGCGTCCGCGGCCCCGCCGAGTCGAGGCAGACCCAGACGGCCCGGTGCCCGGTCTCCGAGCACGTCCCCTCCACCAGCACCCCGCCCGGTGCGAGCTTGCCGCGCAGCAGGTCCCAGTAGCCCCACGCCTCCGCCTCGCCGTACTGCCTGAGCACGTTGAAGGCCCTGACGACGGTCGGCGGGCGCGGGACGGGCAGCTCGAAGCCGCCGAGGACGAAGGACAACCCCTCCCTCTCGTACGGCCTGGCCAGCGCCACCCTGGCGGGGTCGATCTCGATGCCGACCATCTCGACGTCGCCCGCGACCGCGCGCAGCCTGGTGAACAGCTCGAGGGTCGTGCTGTGGGACGCGCCGTACCCCAGGTCGACCACGAGGGGCCGGTCGGCGGCCCGCAGCAGCCTGCCGTGGACGGCGCTCAGCCACCGGTCGGCCCTGCGCAGCCGGTTGACGCCGGTCGTGCCCCTGGTGACGCTGCCGACCGGTCTAGCCACTGACGCGGTGCACCTTGTGCTGGGCGGCCTGGGCGCGCGGCCTGATGACCATGCGGTCGACGTTGAAGTGCGCGGGCCTGGTGACGCTCCAGGTGATCGCGTCGGCCACGTCGTCGGCCGTCAGCGGGCCCGGCACGCCCTCGTAGATCCTCGAGGCCGCGTCGGCGTCGCCGCGGAAGCGGGTGAGCGCGAACTCCTCGGTCTGCACCATCCCCGGCGCGATCTCGATGATCCGCACCGGCTGGCCGACCAGCTCCAGCCTGAGCGTCTCGACCATCGAGGTCTGCGCGTGCTTGGCCGCGCAGTAGCCGCCGCCGCCCTCGTAGGAGACCAGGCCCGCCACCGAGGTCAGCATCAGCAGCACGCCGTCGCCCGAGGCGACCAGCTTCGGCAGCAGCGCCTGCGTCACCCTCAATGAGCCGAGCACGTTGGTGTCGTACATCCGCTGCCAGTCCTCGACGCGGCCCTCGGCCACGGACTCCAGCCCGATCGCGCCGCCCGCGTTGTTGATCAGCACGTCGCAGCGGGACAGCGAGGCGGCCAGCGCGTCGACCGACTCCTGGGAGGTGACGTCGAGCGTCACGGGCGTGATGCCGTCCACCTCGGCGGCCAGTTTCTCGAGCCGGTCCCTGCGCCTGGCGCCCGCCACGACCTCGTACCCCTCGGCGGCCAGCCGCCGCGCGGTGGCCGCGCCGATTCCACTGCTCGCACCGGTCACCACTGCCGTCTTCTTCATGGGCCCATCCTGCCAGGACGTAAAGAGCTGATCTCGCGTTGGGAATGTCGGGAAGTTCTGGCTAGTTATAACCCCTTCGGAGGTGATGTCTGGTGAGGCGACGCGTCAACAGGGTCGCGACGGTGAGCATGCACACGTCCCCGCTGGACCAGCCGGGCACCGGTGACGCCGGCGGGATGAACGTGTACATCGTGGAGACCGCCAAACGGCTCGCCCAGCTCGGCGTCGAAGTAGAGATCTTCACCAGGCAGACGGCCCGCGACCTGCCCCCCGTGGCGGAGCTGGCCCCCGGCGTGCTGGTCAGGCACGTCACCGCGGGCCCCTACGAGGAGCTCGACCGCCGCGAGCTGCCGGGACAGCTGTGCGCGTTCCTGTCCGGCGTGTTGCGCACCGAGGCGATGTACGAGCCGGGCCACTACGACCTCATCCACTCCCACTACTGGCTCTCCGGCCAGGTCGGCTGGCTGGCCAAGGAGCGTTGGGGCGTGCCGCTCGTGCACACCATGCACACCATGGCCAAGGTGAAGAACCTGCTGCTCGCCGAGGACGACAAGCCCGAGCCCCAGGCGCGGGTGCTCGGCGAGGAACAGGTCGTGGAGGTCGCCGACCGCCTGGTCGCCAACACCGAGGCCGAGGCGGGCGAGCTCATCGACCTGTACGGCGCGCCCGCCGCCAACGTCGCCGTGGTCAACCCCGGCGTCAACCTCACCGTCTTCCAGCCCGCCTCGCAGGGCGCCGCGCGCCGCCGGCTCGGCCTGCCGCAGCACGCCCACGTGCTGCTGTTCGTGGGCAGGATCCAGCCGCTCAAGGCCCCCGACGTGCTGCTGCGCGCCGCCGCCAGGATGCTGATCGAGGACCCCTCGCTGCGCGGACGCCTGGTGGTCGCCGCCGTCGGCGGCCCGTCGGGCAACGGTCTCGCCCGCCCGTCGATCCTCGCCGAGATGGCCGCCGAGCTCGGCATCTCCGACGTCGTACGGCTGGTGCCGCCCGCTCCGCAGCACGAGCTCGCCGACTGGTACCGCGCGGCCGACGTGACGGTCGTCCCCTCCTACAGCGAGTCCTTCGGCCTGGTCGCGCTGGAGTCGCAGGCGTGCGGCACCCCCGTGGCCGCGGCCTCGGTGGGCGGGTTGCGCACCGCGGTGCGCGACGGCGTCTCGGGAGTGCTGGTGGACGGTCACGACCCCGGCACCTGGGCGCGGGTGCTGCGCAGGTTCGTCGCCGAGCCGCGCTGGCGGGACCAGCTGTCCGAGGGCGCGCGGGCGCACGCCAACGCGTTCGGCTGGTCGGCCACGGCCGCCAGGCTGATGGACGTCTACGGCGGCGCCGTGTCACACCTGCGCGACATGTCTAGGCTTGCCGTATGAGGGATGTGGTCGAAGCCGCGCTCAAGGCCGCCGAGGTCTCCTTCGAGGAGCCACGTCCCGGCGCGTTCCTGGTCAACCTGCCCGGCCAGCACAAGCTGGCCACGATGACCTGGCTCATCGTCAGTGACCAGGCGCTGCACGTGGAGGCGTTCTTCTGCCGCCGGCCCGACGAGAACCACGCCGAGTTCTACAAGTGGCTGCTGGGCAGGAACGGCGGCATGTACGGCGTGCACTTCGCCGTCGACCCCGTCGGCGACGTCTACCTCGTCGGCAGGGTCCCGCTCGCCGCGGTCGGCGACGAGGAGATCGACCGGCTGCTGGGCTGCGTGCTCACCTACGCCGACGAGTGGTTCGACCGGGCGTTGGAGCTCGGCTTCGCCTCCTCCATCAGGCGCGAGTGGGAGTGGCGGGCCAAGCGAGGGGAGTCGCTGGCTAACCTGCGGGCGTTCGCGCGCTTCGCGGATCCTGATCGGTCGCCGTCGTAGCCTCGGGGTTCGGGACCACCCGCCTCCTGATCACCAGCCCGAAGGCGACCACGCACAGTCCGAGCCCGCCCGACACCACGAACGGCGCGGCGGGGCGCCAGTGGTCGTAGAGCAGGCCGCCCAGCGCCGAGACGCACATGATGCCCAGCGCGCCCATCAGCGCCTGCACCCCGAACGCCGACCCGCGCATCCGCGCGGGCGCCTGCTGGGCCAGCAGCGGCCCCGCGGTGTTGATGCCCGCGATCTCCCCGACGCCGACCAGCATGGCCACCACGATCATCCC
This window of the Nonomuraea africana genome carries:
- a CDS encoding BlaI/MecI/CopY family transcriptional regulator, which codes for MKGLGELERSIMDILWAQNTPLTAREVGRLIEERDLAPTTVMTVLDRLTRKGFLDRTRDGRAWRYQPAESRDSYVAELMLEALDMTGDRSAALTRFAQAVSGPEAELLRRVLTELEEE
- a CDS encoding class I SAM-dependent methyltransferase; amino-acid sequence: MARPVGSVTRGTTGVNRLRRADRWLSAVHGRLLRAADRPLVVDLGYGASHSTTLELFTRLRAVAGDVEMVGIEIDPARVALARPYEREGLSFVLGGFELPVPRPPTVVRAFNVLRQYGEAEAWGYWDLLRGKLAPGGVLVEGTCSETGHRAVWVCLDSAGPRTLTFSARFNAFDRPSELADRLPKTLIHRNVPGEPIHAFLRDFDRAWAVAAPYGAHGLRQRWLAAVETLADGWPLYRTAPLGGAGRWRLGELSLPWSAVAPTS
- a CDS encoding GNAT family N-acetyltransferase, with protein sequence MLRFVVEPEVTPALFDDLLDCWVDVTNAGGAVGWVPPVTADDIRQVATVTFARCGERGPDSLVAGFDDEGRVAAWAVLVANSNPLMAHWRTVMRVMVHPKHQGKGYGADLMTAVGDAGVRLGLESLHLTCRGGLGLESFYAGCGYQEVGRMPRAIRVAPGDDRDEVAMVTFLRESA
- a CDS encoding M56 family metallopeptidase, whose product is MITAAALSALAAACALGAWRFTTARWTSRAPRLAIALWQSLGVAWGLASIGALLAYAVTPYDRGVIHGLAAFAAGRTPDARWDLWHALAMIAGLTLLAVLVAVLLTAGVQTLRARRRHRLLLSLIAREEPGMPGVRVLDHPGAAAYCVPGLRSHVVVSSGTLELLSHDELTAVLAHEAAHVRERHDLVLLPFGALRRALPWSKVVRDAQAQVELLVEMAADDRARRYCSPRRLATALLRFGTAGAVPTPSGMLGVAQSQVMARVDRLIKPAPELPRSRRYGLITLSVTLATSAPFLWALPF
- a CDS encoding SDR family NAD(P)-dependent oxidoreductase yields the protein MKKTAVVTGASSGIGAATARRLAAEGYEVVAGARRRDRLEKLAAEVDGITPVTLDVTSQESVDALAASLSRCDVLINNAGGAIGLESVAEGRVEDWQRMYDTNVLGSLRVTQALLPKLVASGDGVLLMLTSVAGLVSYEGGGGYCAAKHAQTSMVETLRLELVGQPVRIIEIAPGMVQTEEFALTRFRGDADAASRIYEGVPGPLTADDVADAITWSVTRPAHFNVDRMVIRPRAQAAQHKVHRVSG
- the mshA gene encoding D-inositol-3-phosphate glycosyltransferase, translated to MRRRVNRVATVSMHTSPLDQPGTGDAGGMNVYIVETAKRLAQLGVEVEIFTRQTARDLPPVAELAPGVLVRHVTAGPYEELDRRELPGQLCAFLSGVLRTEAMYEPGHYDLIHSHYWLSGQVGWLAKERWGVPLVHTMHTMAKVKNLLLAEDDKPEPQARVLGEEQVVEVADRLVANTEAEAGELIDLYGAPAANVAVVNPGVNLTVFQPASQGAARRRLGLPQHAHVLLFVGRIQPLKAPDVLLRAAARMLIEDPSLRGRLVVAAVGGPSGNGLARPSILAEMAAELGISDVVRLVPPAPQHELADWYRAADVTVVPSYSESFGLVALESQACGTPVAAASVGGLRTAVRDGVSGVLVDGHDPGTWARVLRRFVAEPRWRDQLSEGARAHANAFGWSATAARLMDVYGGAVSHLRDMSRLAV
- a CDS encoding YbjN domain-containing protein, whose product is MRDVVEAALKAAEVSFEEPRPGAFLVNLPGQHKLATMTWLIVSDQALHVEAFFCRRPDENHAEFYKWLLGRNGGMYGVHFAVDPVGDVYLVGRVPLAAVGDEEIDRLLGCVLTYADEWFDRALELGFASSIRREWEWRAKRGESLANLRAFARFADPDRSPS